From a single Theropithecus gelada isolate Dixy chromosome 8, Tgel_1.0, whole genome shotgun sequence genomic region:
- the LOC112630124 gene encoding uncharacterized protein LOC112630124 — translation MGNFGGPSGIPSTRGPPAAPSLGFALNICRPAGLKWVALDGVTEKSCDITERQNRESFPLAIPSWPPGLKSAYSSAQPPRRRAAEIPLIPDPSQACAARLTQPLGSGISKAAMDSTWGVASEGSSVVSAAPSGLGKPGCYAAGEQPFPQRCPAAARRQEGAQAHC, via the exons ATGGGGAACTTCGGAGGGCCCTCAGGCATCCCCTCTACCCGGGGGCCGCCAGCCGCACCCAGCCTCGGATTCGCCCTGAACATCTGCCGCCCAGCAG GTTTGAAGTGGGTGGCGTTGGATGGAGTGACTGAGAAAAGCTGCGACATCACAGAGAGGCAAAATAGAGAAAGTTTTCCCCTGGCGATCCCTTCTTGGCCTCCGGGTCTTAAGTCAGCCTACAGCTCCGCACAACCGCCTCGCCGGAGAGCGGCGGAGATCCCTCTCATACCGGACCCCAGCCAAGCCTGTGCGGCACGACTGACACAGCCTCTGGGTTCCGGGATCTCAAAGGCTGCGATGGATTCTACTTGGGGGGTTGCATCAGAAGGGTCTTCAGTGGTCAGCGCAGCTCCCTCCGGCTTGGGGAAGCCAGGCTGCTATGCAGCGGGAGAACAGCCTTTTCCCCAGCGCTGCCCTGCAGCTGCCCGGCGCCAGGAAGGAGCTCAGGCACACTGCTAA